From Pirellulales bacterium, the proteins below share one genomic window:
- a CDS encoding mechanosensitive ion channel domain-containing protein, producing the protein MDFPQTVDSWREALVGSFNHAFGQIIDKAPNVVGMLVVLVIGYIAARVLDRVASALSDSLGLQTAAERSGLLESMRQVGINRSVSWIVGRITFWLTMCVFLTAAFNILDLPTLSTAMETLVGYIPKLLVATVVVVIGLLIATFLRGVVATSADRVGVTYAEHLANGVYYVLALMTFIAAFDQLGFQFELLQNMILIAFGAVSAGFALALGLGGKEVMGGILAGYYTRQRLHAGDHVRVCGMEGTVREVGPVATVIETDEDGLLNRHSVPNTKMLSEAVR; encoded by the coding sequence ATGGACTTTCCTCAGACTGTTGATTCTTGGCGCGAAGCGCTAGTCGGCAGCTTCAACCACGCCTTCGGGCAGATCATCGACAAGGCCCCCAATGTCGTGGGCATGCTGGTCGTACTGGTCATCGGCTATATCGCGGCCCGCGTGTTGGACCGTGTCGCCTCGGCCCTGAGCGACTCGTTGGGTCTGCAGACCGCCGCCGAGCGGAGCGGCTTATTGGAATCGATGCGACAAGTCGGAATCAATCGCAGCGTATCGTGGATCGTCGGCCGGATCACCTTCTGGCTCACGATGTGCGTGTTTTTGACGGCCGCCTTCAACATCCTTGACCTGCCGACATTGTCGACGGCGATGGAAACGCTTGTGGGCTATATTCCCAAGCTGTTGGTGGCTACGGTCGTCGTCGTGATCGGACTATTGATTGCCACGTTCCTGCGTGGTGTCGTGGCCACCAGTGCCGATCGCGTCGGTGTTACCTATGCCGAGCACCTGGCCAACGGCGTGTACTATGTGCTCGCCCTGATGACGTTCATCGCGGCCTTCGATCAGCTGGGCTTCCAGTTCGAGCTGTTGCAAAACATGATCTTGATTGCCTTCGGCGCCGTCTCTGCCGGTTTCGCGCTGGCCTTGGGCCTCGGCGGTAAGGAAGTGATGGGCGGCATCCTGGCCGGCTATTACACCCGTCAGCGACTGCACGCTGGTGATCATGTGCGTGTGTGCGGCATGGAAGGAACAGTACGAGAAGTCGGCCCCGTCGCCACGGTCATCGAGACCGACGAAGACGGCTTATTGAACCGGCACAGCGTTCCGAACACGAAAATGCTGTCCGAGGCCGTGCGGTAA